From Corynebacterium sp. BD556, the proteins below share one genomic window:
- a CDS encoding recombinase family protein, giving the protein MNQPPSSPVRAAIYLRISLDREMDGLAIERQREDCENLAKYRRWEVVETNVDQSISASDKTKKRPAYLRMISDYEAGLLDAIVCYDLDRLTRQPRELEDWIDRAESRGLLLVTANGDADFSTDGGRMYARIKAAVARAEVERKGARQSRAHVQRARQGRPPKGVRPLGYTTAGELIEHEAEAVRAIFAAFLRGDSLAGIARALSGAQGDGEGSGVPHLPLHSRTIVLERNARREAEGKNPRPVPEDGPWSASTVLGILRNPRYAGYSVYTSKDTRRQEAGESRRKALRDNLVKDEHWELVLGQWEPIVEADEWWTVQNLLDDPARVTNRSGSTVRKHLGAGLFRCGMCGEPVRTRARYYSCKAGHLNRTRDAIDDFVRALVVERLGRKDLRRRRKQADPEVKDAFSERIAEQRARIARAERDYDSQVIEGQDLARIRKGARAEIARLEAERLASGTGTVLQPILGTPDPAAAFLEAPMALQRAVIDTLMTVRLRRAKQGKKGFDPESVEIVWKQ; this is encoded by the coding sequence ATGAACCAGCCTCCTTCCTCGCCCGTCCGCGCCGCTATCTACCTGCGTATCTCTCTCGACCGTGAGATGGACGGGCTCGCTATCGAGCGACAGCGGGAAGACTGTGAGAATCTCGCGAAGTACCGCCGCTGGGAGGTCGTGGAGACGAACGTCGATCAGTCAATATCAGCCTCAGATAAGACCAAGAAGCGGCCTGCTTACCTGCGGATGATCTCTGATTACGAGGCTGGTCTCCTTGACGCCATAGTTTGCTACGACCTGGATCGGCTCACTCGCCAGCCTCGGGAACTCGAAGACTGGATAGATAGAGCCGAATCCCGTGGCCTGCTCCTCGTGACCGCGAACGGTGATGCTGATTTCAGCACCGACGGCGGGCGGATGTACGCCCGTATCAAGGCAGCCGTGGCCCGTGCTGAGGTCGAGCGCAAGGGAGCTCGGCAGTCCCGTGCGCACGTCCAGCGTGCTCGCCAGGGACGCCCGCCCAAGGGCGTCCGCCCCCTCGGCTACACGACCGCTGGCGAGCTCATCGAGCACGAGGCGGAGGCTGTCAGGGCCATCTTCGCGGCGTTCCTCCGGGGAGACTCCCTCGCAGGCATTGCGCGCGCTCTGAGCGGAGCGCAGGGCGACGGCGAGGGGTCTGGCGTGCCCCACCTGCCCTTGCACAGCCGGACGATCGTCCTGGAACGCAACGCGCGGCGTGAGGCCGAGGGGAAGAACCCCCGTCCGGTGCCTGAGGACGGCCCATGGAGCGCCTCGACCGTACTCGGGATCCTTCGGAACCCTCGCTACGCGGGCTACTCGGTCTACACCTCGAAGGACACTCGTCGGCAAGAGGCCGGAGAGTCTCGCCGCAAAGCCCTGCGGGATAACCTCGTCAAAGACGAGCACTGGGAGCTCGTCCTCGGGCAGTGGGAGCCCATCGTCGAGGCCGACGAATGGTGGACAGTTCAGAACCTCCTCGACGACCCGGCCCGGGTGACGAACCGCTCGGGCTCCACCGTCCGCAAACACCTGGGAGCAGGGCTCTTCAGGTGTGGTATGTGTGGGGAACCCGTGCGAACTCGTGCTCGCTACTACAGCTGCAAGGCAGGGCACCTCAACAGAACCCGGGACGCGATTGATGACTTCGTTCGGGCTCTTGTTGTCGAGCGGCTCGGGAGGAAGGACCTCAGGCGCCGGAGGAAGCAGGCGGATCCTGAGGTCAAGGACGCGTTCTCGGAGCGGATCGCGGAGCAGCGCGCCCGCATTGCTCGCGCTGAACGTGACTACGACTCCCAGGTCATCGAGGGTCAGGATCTCGCACGAATCCGCAAGGGCGCTCGGGCTGAGATCGCCCGCCTGGAGGCCGAACGTCTCGCCTCTGGCACCGGAACGGTGCTCCAACCGATCCTTGGGACACCAGACCCGGCAGCGGCTTTCCTTGAGGCCCCGATGGCCCTGCAACGTGCCGTCATTGACACGCTCATGACCGTGAGGCTCAGGCGTGCGAAGCAGGGCAAGAAGGGCTTCGATCCCGAGTCTGTTGAGATCGTGTGGAAGCAGTGA
- a CDS encoding cadmium resistance transporter, translated as MLATMIQAVGLFVATNIDDVIVLSLFFARGAGRAGTTRRIVVGQYLGFLGILGAALLTTWGASLALPESAIPYFGLVPLLLGLRAAWEAWQGEDDDELDDRKKVAPLTVAAVTFANGGDNIGVYVPVFLSVSPASILTYCAVFLLFVAVLVAIAKFVATRPGINEVLEKSEHILFPLVLIILGVVILVQGGAFGL; from the coding sequence ATGTTGGCCACCATGATCCAAGCCGTCGGCCTGTTCGTCGCGACCAACATCGACGACGTCATCGTGTTGTCGCTGTTCTTCGCTCGTGGCGCTGGCCGCGCAGGAACCACGCGACGCATCGTCGTGGGTCAGTACCTGGGATTCCTGGGCATCCTTGGCGCGGCTCTCCTGACTACTTGGGGCGCGAGCCTGGCCCTGCCGGAATCCGCCATCCCCTACTTCGGTCTGGTCCCCCTGCTCTTGGGGCTTCGCGCCGCATGGGAGGCATGGCAGGGCGAGGACGATGACGAGCTCGATGACCGCAAGAAGGTCGCGCCGCTGACCGTCGCGGCTGTGACCTTCGCCAATGGCGGGGACAACATCGGTGTCTACGTCCCCGTCTTCCTCAGTGTCAGTCCAGCCAGCATCCTGACCTACTGCGCAGTCTTCCTGCTGTTCGTCGCAGTCCTCGTGGCCATTGCGAAGTTCGTGGCCACCCGGCCGGGTATCAACGAGGTCCTCGAGAAGTCCGAACACATCCTGTTCCCACTCGTCCTGATCATCTTGGGCGTCGTGATCCTTGTCCAAGGAGGCGCTTTTGGCCTGTGA
- the cmtR gene encoding Cd(II)/Pb(II)-sensing metalloregulatory transcriptional regulator CmtR, with amino-acid sequence MLTIASRLDALNRIGRALADPTRARILLSLLDAPSYPAELAQSLDLTRSNVSNHLACLRDCGIVVAEMQGRKVRYDIADHHLRDALTSLVEVTLAVNDAAPCLDPACSNSACQEVR; translated from the coding sequence ATGCTGACCATTGCTTCGCGTCTTGACGCCCTGAACCGCATCGGACGGGCCCTGGCTGACCCCACCAGAGCGCGCATCCTGTTGAGCCTGCTGGATGCGCCCTCGTATCCCGCCGAACTCGCCCAGAGTCTGGACCTGACCCGGTCGAACGTGTCGAACCATCTGGCCTGCCTGCGTGATTGCGGCATTGTTGTGGCCGAGATGCAGGGGCGCAAGGTCCGCTACGACATCGCCGATCATCACCTGCGCGACGCTCTCACTTCGCTGGTCGAGGTGACACTGGCCGTGAACGACGCCGCACCCTGTCTCGATCCGGCCTGCAGCAATAGCGCCTGCCAGGAGGTCCGCTGA
- a CDS encoding relaxase/mobilization nuclease domain-containing protein, protein MSITKQTTTVRAAAAIMYAHYGRPTNVKQSRAAAWRSDFRNPYDAITKIESMLKGTGRKNQALMVIQSFSSDELDPSDPATPQIVCDAAYALAKEVAPNSPCDVVVHLDSEGGNPHAHVTIANVDLVTGKAARENGLAHWVLKRANDKVMKEMGLQVLEPAALAHDVNRSRSGATAQGLTVDELDKNTWREFLADRVDEALLDPRSVDFESLRQVAREHGVSIEKKTSAKSEAEGRDPSVTYALVDDNDEVRRFGRSKAACTARKLGADYQWSSLHNTMNERIMREREMDDVQGLAEDGEQLDAALRELRAAEEDRGSAPRLGGLSAGVEQASDERRAGDDHTRERVEIVDADLGGLVARLAHERRQRDQADAERAERDAERARRDRERQARRENERRLHSQRLRAGSTQHDEEARSLAADDDYGLG, encoded by the coding sequence ATGAGCATCACCAAACAGACAACGACAGTGCGGGCGGCAGCGGCGATCATGTACGCGCACTACGGGAGGCCCACCAATGTGAAGCAGTCTCGTGCGGCTGCATGGCGGTCTGACTTCCGCAACCCCTATGACGCGATCACGAAGATCGAGTCGATGCTCAAGGGCACAGGTCGTAAGAACCAAGCGCTCATGGTGATCCAGTCGTTCTCTTCCGACGAGCTCGATCCGAGTGATCCGGCAACGCCTCAGATCGTGTGTGACGCTGCCTATGCACTCGCGAAGGAGGTCGCGCCCAACAGTCCGTGTGATGTTGTGGTCCATCTCGATAGTGAAGGGGGCAACCCGCACGCGCACGTGACGATCGCGAACGTCGATCTCGTGACGGGGAAGGCAGCTCGTGAGAACGGCCTTGCTCATTGGGTGCTCAAGAGAGCCAACGACAAGGTGATGAAAGAGATGGGCTTGCAGGTCTTGGAGCCTGCTGCTCTCGCTCACGATGTCAATCGGTCCCGTTCCGGTGCGACCGCACAGGGGCTCACCGTGGATGAGCTCGACAAGAACACCTGGCGTGAGTTCCTCGCGGATCGCGTGGACGAGGCCCTGCTTGACCCTCGCTCAGTGGACTTCGAGAGCCTCCGTCAGGTTGCGCGCGAGCACGGCGTCTCGATCGAGAAGAAGACGAGCGCAAAGAGCGAGGCCGAGGGACGAGACCCGAGCGTGACGTACGCACTCGTCGATGACAACGACGAGGTGAGGCGGTTCGGCAGATCGAAGGCAGCCTGCACGGCCCGCAAGCTCGGTGCTGATTACCAGTGGAGCTCGCTCCACAACACGATGAACGAACGCATCATGCGAGAACGGGAGATGGACGATGTCCAGGGCCTTGCAGAAGATGGAGAGCAGCTCGACGCCGCCCTCCGCGAGCTCAGAGCAGCTGAAGAAGATCGAGGAAGCGCTCCTCGCCTTGGTGGACTCTCAGCGGGAGTTGAGCAAGCGAGTGACGAGCGTCGAGCAGGAGATGATCACACGCGTGAACGCGTTGAAATCGTCGATGCAGACCTCGGAGGTCTCGTTGCCAGACTCGCTCACGAGCGACGTCAACGAGATCAAGCAGATGCTGAACGCGCAGAGCGCGACGCTGAGCGAGCTCGGCGAGACCGTGAGCGACAAGCGCGTCGTGAAAACGAGCGACGGCTCCACAGTCAGCGCCTCAGAGCTGGAAGCACACAGCATGATGAAGAGGCTCGAAGCCTCGCAGCAGACGATGACTACGGCCTTGGGTGA
- a CDS encoding DNA primase family protein → MSNTNEDPRIQGDTGADQFSYEHTIEDEVRESILFLIDKGVCITPSEFYSLISETVIRWANAEGLTGTNRGRRMDRKAFDLIRNLLAIIKKNKGSCVVRSAPENLPPFMLAQFIAAEHRVVLVGEETDEVAKMPLMRYHASGRFEGTYREITEREGVRELLSSYTKTANSYLVNEVYAQLRSLAPMVSECTEPHLVPVDNGIYNVETRTLEAFSPDRVYLTKCMTAYNPNAVSPTRTLKDGSPWEFNAWLADLFTGDLERVALVWQTITAALRVHKNYDKAVCFYSSKGEGGKGTLLVLLKELVGAGNWASVPLKKFSDRFGTEPLFGKSAVFTDENSVSVFTETASDLKQYITHEVITIDRKNQRAVQWRPHGVMVQCLNDLPEFADKTDSLWRRFAFLPFDKCFTGRRDPTIKDTFMRDPEVLEYVLKVALELPDFDDFIVGAKAVELGEDVKLNNDPVRAWWSEVGDRLLSSVLPVEFLFALFCAWFKKTNPSGRVISYRKFRDRLKSIVDGENPQRFRLMGRDENPISWGQYWTGEPVMNEYKLTIAVEWAETFFGNPTFFNNRPRGRGLVRLTSTTAITTDEDVQPEEQQPVRAVDERIVMAETATQEELHEGAEQAATAFLAGQTINTTNN, encoded by the coding sequence ATGAGCAACACAAATGAAGACCCCCGCATCCAGGGGGACACGGGGGCCGATCAGTTCAGTTATGAGCATACCATCGAAGATGAGGTGCGGGAAAGCATCCTCTTCCTCATCGACAAGGGCGTGTGCATCACCCCGAGCGAGTTCTACAGCCTCATCTCTGAGACGGTGATCCGCTGGGCGAACGCCGAGGGCCTGACGGGGACTAATCGTGGTCGACGGATGGATCGTAAGGCGTTCGATCTGATCCGCAACCTCCTTGCCATCATCAAGAAGAACAAGGGCAGCTGCGTCGTCAGGAGCGCGCCGGAGAACCTACCGCCGTTCATGCTCGCGCAGTTCATTGCCGCCGAGCATCGTGTGGTGCTCGTCGGCGAGGAGACTGACGAGGTAGCGAAGATGCCCCTCATGCGGTATCACGCATCGGGTCGTTTCGAGGGCACGTACCGCGAGATCACCGAGCGCGAGGGCGTACGCGAGCTTCTGAGCTCGTACACGAAGACGGCGAACTCGTATCTCGTGAACGAGGTGTACGCGCAGTTGCGTTCGCTCGCGCCGATGGTCAGCGAGTGCACCGAGCCTCACCTTGTCCCGGTGGACAACGGCATCTATAACGTCGAGACGCGCACGCTTGAGGCGTTCTCGCCGGATCGCGTGTACCTGACGAAGTGCATGACCGCCTACAACCCGAACGCCGTATCTCCGACACGGACACTGAAGGACGGCTCGCCCTGGGAGTTCAACGCCTGGCTGGCGGACCTTTTCACGGGTGATCTGGAACGGGTTGCACTCGTCTGGCAGACGATCACAGCTGCGCTGCGCGTCCATAAGAATTACGACAAGGCCGTGTGCTTCTACTCGTCCAAGGGCGAGGGCGGCAAGGGCACACTGCTCGTGCTCCTCAAGGAGCTCGTCGGTGCTGGCAATTGGGCGTCCGTGCCCCTCAAGAAGTTCTCTGACCGCTTCGGCACCGAGCCGCTCTTCGGCAAGTCGGCGGTCTTTACCGACGAGAATTCGGTGAGTGTCTTCACCGAGACTGCGAGCGACTTGAAGCAGTACATCACGCATGAGGTCATCACGATCGACCGGAAGAACCAGCGTGCCGTCCAGTGGCGTCCACACGGGGTCATGGTGCAGTGCCTCAACGATCTTCCTGAGTTCGCCGATAAGACCGATTCGCTGTGGCGGCGGTTCGCGTTCCTCCCCTTCGACAAGTGCTTCACGGGGCGTCGAGACCCGACGATCAAGGACACGTTCATGCGGGATCCCGAGGTGCTTGAGTACGTCCTCAAGGTCGCCCTTGAGCTGCCCGACTTCGACGACTTCATCGTCGGAGCGAAGGCCGTCGAGCTCGGCGAGGACGTGAAGCTCAATAACGATCCGGTTCGGGCTTGGTGGTCGGAAGTCGGCGATCGACTGCTTTCATCTGTGCTTCCCGTCGAGTTCCTCTTCGCACTGTTTTGCGCGTGGTTCAAGAAGACGAATCCGTCGGGCCGCGTGATCTCATATCGGAAGTTCCGCGACCGTCTCAAGTCGATCGTGGACGGCGAGAACCCGCAGCGGTTCAGGTTGATGGGTCGTGATGAGAACCCAATCTCTTGGGGACAGTACTGGACGGGCGAGCCGGTGATGAATGAGTACAAGTTAACGATCGCGGTGGAGTGGGCAGAGACCTTTTTCGGCAACCCGACGTTCTTCAACAATCGTCCGCGCGGTCGGGGCCTTGTGCGGCTGACCTCGACGACGGCGATAACGACCGACGAGGACGTGCAGCCTGAGGAGCAGCAGCCGGTGCGTGCCGTCGACGAGCGGATCGTGATGGCTGAGACTGCCACACAGGAGGAGCTCCACGAGGGGGCCGAGCAGGCCGCAACGGCGTTCCTCGCCGGACAGACGATCAACACAACCAACAACTAG
- a CDS encoding helix-turn-helix domain-containing protein, which yields MSSATRLSELGTDSDRTLSSAEAAEFLGISVKTLNNWRVKGRGPAYVKYAGAIDGLGRQRGSVAYRLGDLREFVAEHRVGTTSSDESVSRHITALVDAAPRLNDEQIARLRVALGGAA from the coding sequence ATGTCCTCCGCAACCAGGCTTTCCGAGCTGGGTACAGACTCGGATCGCACGCTCTCCTCAGCCGAGGCCGCCGAGTTCCTTGGTATCTCAGTGAAGACGCTGAACAACTGGCGCGTGAAGGGGCGCGGCCCCGCGTATGTGAAATACGCGGGTGCCATTGATGGGCTCGGTCGCCAGCGTGGCAGTGTCGCTTACAGGCTTGGCGATCTGCGTGAGTTCGTCGCTGAGCATCGCGTGGGCACGACGAGCTCCGATGAGTCGGTCAGTCGTCACATCACGGCCCTTGTGGACGCCGCTCCCCGCCTCAACGACGAGCAGATCGCCCGCCTTCGAGTTGCTCTCGGAGGTGCGGCATGA
- a CDS encoding TMEM175 family protein, whose product MPTSRLEAFSDGVLAIIITIMVLSFKVPEGNTWRVLVDTTGVSFLTYVLSFAYVGIYWNNHHHLLHAASKLSGRSLWANHHWLFWLSLLPFSTAWVDQESLAKVPVMCYGVVLLLCALAYFMLQASLMTEEGPESLLRQALKVGWARMGRKDVLSLVLYFAGIILAACDGVVAPSPYFSWAGMGCFVIVAFVWVVPDRRLERALQRGD is encoded by the coding sequence ATGCCCACTTCCCGCCTTGAGGCGTTTAGCGACGGTGTACTCGCGATCATCATCACGATCATGGTCTTGTCGTTCAAGGTGCCGGAAGGAAACACATGGCGTGTGTTGGTCGACACCACCGGGGTTTCCTTTCTGACCTATGTGCTGAGCTTCGCCTATGTCGGCATTTATTGGAACAACCACCACCACCTGCTGCATGCGGCGTCAAAACTGAGTGGGCGATCTTTGTGGGCGAATCACCACTGGCTGTTTTGGTTGAGTTTGCTTCCCTTTTCCACAGCGTGGGTAGATCAGGAAAGTTTAGCGAAAGTGCCAGTGATGTGTTACGGCGTTGTGTTGTTGCTGTGCGCGCTGGCCTATTTCATGCTTCAGGCTAGCCTCATGACTGAAGAAGGGCCCGAATCGCTGCTTCGGCAAGCTCTGAAGGTGGGCTGGGCCCGGATGGGAAGAAAAGACGTTCTGTCTTTGGTGCTGTATTTCGCGGGAATTATTCTCGCTGCCTGCGATGGCGTTGTGGCCCCAAGTCCGTACTTTTCCTGGGCGGGGATGGGGTGTTTCGTTATCGTCGCGTTTGTCTGGGTGGTGCCCGACCGCAGACTTGAACGGGCATTGCAGCGCGGAGATTGA